The region TGGATAAACTTACCTCTTTCTGAGTTTCTCATACTGAATCTagtcgtttttttgtgttttttttcactctcaaACTGTATCAGTGAATGTTtatttacatacatgtgtatctgcatggataaaaaaaaaaaaagagttgcacATTATGCGATACTGTTTTACTGTCAGATGAAATGAATGCATGGCCCTCTGTGGTCAGCTAAACTGCGATCAAGAATGATAAATTGGTAAATGTCAATGAATAAATTTATGAATAGACGACTTGAATGGTTGCTTTCAGACCCAGACAGGGGGTGTGGTCCCTCCCCCTCGCCCTGCCCAGCCCACCCAGCCAGCCATCATGACGCCGTCAGAGGAGCCCCCACCGCCCTACTCCCAGTCCGGGGCGCAGAAGATGGACACCAGTGAACTGCAGCGGCGCCAAGAGGTCAGTGCCAACCTGCACAGGCTCACAGAAGAGTTCATtctgcccccctcactcccatcccccacccaaagTGTATGGGTCAACTGGCCGAGTTAGCACAAAATCATTCCACCAATTTTATGAGCAGTGGGTCACCATACAACCAGTCACAAAAACAGGGTGCAAATGCCAATATGAAAACATATTGACATACACTGACAGCAGTCAACAAATTATATGTACAAGTAGAAACATGCAATAATATTATGTCTCTAAAAacatgtttaattacacatacttaactgtgacccactagtgcagactccagcaggggtctgacattcctgtcctgtgcaaactactatccgcctatacttagcaaacgaaagtagctacagccaataacctcccagaagtaggtaacctcccctttgcccccctgactagcgccttctttttccggcagccatcaaaAACATGATGTAtttgattatctctctctttgtgtgtatctgtgtatgtgtgtgtgtgtgtgtgtgtgtgtgtgtgtgtgtttataatacaATTTTAGGTAACTTACAGAGAAAAAAAtcatctgttctgtgtgtgtgtgtgtgtgtgtatgtgtgtgtgtgtgtgtgtgtttataatacaGTTTTAGGTAACTTACAGAGAAAAAAAttctgctgttctgtgtgtgtgtgtgtgtgtgtgtgtatgtatttataataCAATTTTAGGTAACTTACAGAGAAAAAGATCtgccgttctgtgtgtgtgtgtgtatttataataCAATTTTAGGTAACTTACAGAGAAAAAAATctgctgatctgtgtgtgtgtgtgtgtgtttataatacaATTTTAGGTAACTTACAGAGAAAAAAACCTGCTGTTCAGCCTGCTGTTGACCTCACTCCACTTCCTGACAGCAGCAAGGAAGTCCAGCTCACTCAGCTCACCCCCATCAATCTTCACTCTGGCTGAGCTGAACACATGTGTCTGAGGATAGTCTTGTTTCTGAGATATGTTGTGTCAGATGTTGCACACTGAAAGTCCTTTCACAGCCACTTGAGTGGATGGGTTGAGTAAGGACCAGACAGGCAAGCTGCAACGGATTTAGTACAGTTTAGGTCACGTTGTATTGAAAGCATGCACATGTATAActtgctctccccccccaccccacgcccttcccccctccccaccccccctgtcctcccctctctttctcacaacacacacagttgaacacacagacacacacacacacacttgtatgctgaaaataacacacatacatacacaccatttCAGCATTCAAGATCTTTaaaagtgtgcatgtatgtggggggtttgtgttgttgttttttcagtttatgTGTATCTGTTTATAGAAGATGTAACCTATTCATTTAGTTACCATGCACCTTTTAAGATACTTTTTATTTCTCTGGTTGAACATTTCAATTTTTTATTGCAGGAGAGCCTCCCAAATGACTTCAAAACCATATTTGTGATtcagctttttttgtgtttttttacggggagagggagttggagagggaggtgggggacaaGCCCCCAAGAGGGGCCTCACAGGCCCCTGTACCCCAAGTCTTTCAGTTTTGGGATTTTCTGCCAGTTGTACCCATGTGGTCAGCTGAAAGACAGAGCTGAATGATTGacacattgttaaaaaaaatcacacaaaaaaagaaaagtatacaGTGTTTATTTACGTTGCTgtgaacgtggtgtgtgtgtttgcgtgtacatgtgagtgtgtaataaatgtgagtgtgtatgtgtgtgggtgtgtatgtgtatgtgtgcatatgtgtgtggtatgtatgcaCCTGGTGTTGTGCCCTTAGGAAGGTGATAGCCACATGTATACATTGCAATGAAAAGGAATCCAAGAGGGTTCAGGTTGGTGACATTTCATTCCACCCTCATGCCTATCTTTTTCCATCACCCATGATCATTGCCAGCCTGTTATTCTTACTGTGTGCTTTTCTGCTTGATGACTACATCACACACTCTGCCACCTGTATGTAAATTGAGTGAAAAATATGCTGTGTAATGTCCTCTGCTTTGCttcatcagtttcttttctttttggtcgCATCATGATCACCTgctccatttcagtggcattattccaagtcccccccccccccccccccgcccccccctcatacatggccacacctgggttcatttatcacagtcccagcatcggcagtccacagggaaccactgatattaggttgccaggaggccacacacaagaggagaccctgcattgctagCAGAGCTGAATTTTATTAAGCATTgattcattgggtttttttttgttttgctaagAAATGAGgaacatttttcattttttgtgaaaGCCAGCCTCGGTTACAAAGCGCTAGTGATCTGATAGAAGTGTGAGATTTATGTATGCCTTTCAGTGTCCATCGCCAGAAGAATGTGGGCATTGAATTCTACTGTCATCCAGATCTTAGTGATTTTCCCAGGGCTTTTGATAATGCACAGATACTCATTTCTGTCACTTTGAAAATGGAAAGATGCTCTGCATTTTCATTAAGCTGGTCCCTGGGCCTTAGAACAAGGACACATGTAGAGAATGAAAGTAGTGCATTCCAGTTTCAGCCCATCTCAACATTAGGAATGTAGTCTGTTACAAGGAGGACTTGTTTCTCTTTGCCACATCTGGACCCTGAAACCCAGTTGATTATCACTTGGAAGATCTGCCTGCCTTGGTATGCATATAGCAGTGCAGATTTGATATAAGATAAGCAGTTTTAGAGTGACCTTCTGAAGGCAGTCTGAGACCCCATAGAATTGTGTAAGAATACCATGTGTCCCCAAGATCTTTAACTGATCAGAGTCCCTGTTTTACCCCTGCTTATCTATAAACACCCCACTTTAccctccaacacatacacactcttcccTACTCAGTACAGAGTTTGCACATCCATTTTCTTAGTTGTCAAGTAATAACACTGTTTTACGTTTGCAtgtacacagtgatacacacagacacatgcacatagattcacacaaatacacacacatgtacagcacatacatgttcacacacatgcacatgtgcatgcatacatgtatgcacacatgtgcgtgcacacacacacacacacacacacacacacacacacacacaaactggtttTACTAACACAGAGGCATACACTGACAAATACTTGCACATTTATATGCCTTtgctcactcccccacccctacagtaGCATAGACAACTGACAAGCATTTGTGGgctcacagccagacacaaaaATACACCTCACACTGATAGATACATTCTAGCGTGCACAGAAACACAATGATCATGCATAGTTACACTCAGTGACATACTGAGACATGCCTTTACACTGGTCTTGTAAATGCTTTGCAATCATGCAGTAAACTATCCAAAGTTACAGAATCAAATAATCCATGTGTAAAGGCTTTTATGTTTACTGAGACATGCCTTCGCACATGTATATTATATACTCACACAGTCATGCCAGTAAGCAGTTCATATTTTCAAAAGCAAATGATGTTTGTGTACAGCTtgtatgcatctttttttttcttttaacttgttTTCATTTAGTTCAAAAGTACAGAACAGTAAGTATTCATTAGcctttttttctaattttgttAAGAACATGCAATAGAtagcaagtttgttttgtttttttgtttgagtaATTTTGTTTGTTAAGATTGAGAGGTTTTATAAGATTTGcgactgtgtgtatacatgtgtgcagcTCTCCATTTGTTGACCTGtaatgattttgtttcttttagaCATGGTGAATTTGGGTCAGCGTGCCACTTTCTGTTTGTGGATATGAAATGTTTGTCATTTCAAAGAAATTATGCGTGCATTTATGCCACTCTCAGTTCATATTGTGCTTTTGTTTCTCCATTCAGAGAGACTTGACTTGTGTGGCCAGCGaatatgtctgtccatctgtggaCTGTTACTTGGGCTGATGAACAtagatgtttaaaaaacaaagtgaacttgaTTGATTGTTTTGACTCCATTGCATGAATATGTGAAGAAGTGGAAGATATTTCTGATTTATTCTTGAAAGGTGAAATAAAATGCTGTATGGGTCACATTGAAGTTCAGAGTAGAAATGCGATGCTGGCAGTTATAGGAATATAGTTTGAAAAATAACCACTTTTGCTGGACTTTTTCTTCCATTGCTGTATCAGAGTGAAGGGCAgcagattgtttgttgttgtaacatATCATTGTTACTGTAATGTTGACCACTGCTTCTtgtgtctctgttgttttttcattagAATTAACACTGACATGGTAAAAGAAATGTAACAGATCACAGATTTTTTCAGTTTACTCTTGTAtgtaaaatcattattttttttgtttctttgtttgatttttgttttctcattgaaaaaaacaacatattttgtgggttttttgttgttgttttttggggttgggggcatttttgtgtgtatgcatgaacaGTTTGATATAAGTTATCTTTATCTACACAtatatggtattgtgtgtgtgtgtgtcactgtgtgtgtgtgtgtgtgtgtgtgtgtgtgtgtgtgtacttgtgtgtgtgtgtgtgtgtgtctgtgtgctgattgttgtgtggcactgtgtgcAGGAGCtggagaagaaggcggaggaacTCCAGAGAAAAGAACAAGCACTGAAAGAGTTGTCCGCTGCCAATGGAAGTAagtctgttttgtttcgttttttgtgtttgtggggtttttttagcccatagtgttctgtgctgtggacTTCAGGTTTGGCTGCGCAGGGTGGTTGGCCTGAGAATTACAATGGGCAGACAGTTCCACTCTTGCTGTTTGCTGAGCAATCTTCATATGACCTCACATGTAGGTCACAAAGTTACACTTTTTTCTGCATCACTGGGGAGAACCTGACAGCGAATGCCAAGTCTGCCAGTGAAGTTGGGGAAGATGATTTCCTCTGGACTCAATAATGATATAAAAAcgatgacggtaatgatgatgatgatgataataatgatactaagaagaagaagtaaaggaagaaggataacaacaataatgataacaataatagttgATAGTAAGGAACACTTATTTCAGCATTTTTTTCTCAAACGAAGCTCAAAAAGTGCTCCACATGTTCAAGACTCATTAAACTGTAAATGGCAGAGAAAATATAGATTTTAATCTCTTACGTgagcatgtctgcatgtgtgcatgtctgtctgtgtctgtgtacatgcttACATGCATACCTTattttgtgtgcaagtgtgtttgattgattgttgatgatgttcagtgcATGATGTGATAGAGAGGACATTTTCACTGGGTTTTATTTCAGACCGCCAGAACAACTGGCCACCTCTGCCCAAGTTCATGCCCTTCGGACCCTGCTTCTACCAGGACTTCAGCGTTGACATCCCCCTGGAGTTCCAGAAAATTGTCAAGTTTGTCTACTACCTGTGGGGATGTGAGTGCTTGTTTTGTGCTgtcttgtgatgtggtgtgacacacGTGTCATGTTTGTCTACTACCTGTGGGGATGTGAgtgcttgttttgtgttgtcttgtgatgtggtgtgacacatGTGTCATGTTTGTCTACTACCTGTGGGGATGTGAgttcttgtgtgttttgtgctgtcttgtgatgtggtgtgacacatGTGTCATGCTTGTCAACTACCTGTGGTGATGTGAgttcttgtgtgttttgtgctgtcttgtgatgtggtgtgacacatGTGTCATGTTTGTCTACTACCTATGGGGATGTGAGTGCTTGTTTTGTGCTgtcttgtgatgtggtgtgacacgtGTCAAGTTTGTCTACTACCTGTGGGGATGTGAGTGcttgttttgtgctgtggtgtgacacGTGTCATATTTTTCTACTACCTGTGGGGCTGTGAGACCAATACCTGTgttgagatgtggtgtggtatgacgcACATGTGATGTGGTATGACACACATCAGGTTTGTCTTATTACCTGTGGGGCTGTGAGACCTATACCTGTgctgagatgtggtgtggtataaCACACTCAGATGGTGAGTTAATTTTGTGTCTTGCTGTGTACAACACATACTATACTCTTCAATAGTTTTGGAGATGAAACTGACTTAAgattacaaacttttttttggggggtggggaaattATTTTGGCATGCAGCACAGTGAAATTTGTCATCAGTGAAAGGTGGGAGTAtttcagtaaacaaacaaaacaaaatgaaaacagtcaCTGCATGAAACGCCAGTCAGAAAGTGAGCCAGACAAAAGAGTGATAATGAATAGAtctacaatctgtgtgtgtgaggatggctgTTGATAGTGTGTGGGCCAGTGCATGACTCGTGTGAGTGAAGTGTGAACAGCACATTGAGCTGCAAGATGATAACCTCTGTGAACTCTCCACaactgaaaatgatgataattatacacATTTATAGTAAAAATTATGATTGGCATTGTCAttggtgtgtgtttcgtgtgtgtgtcactgtgtgtgtgtgtgtgtgtgtgtgcgtgcatgtgtgtgtcactctgtgtgtgtgtgtgtgtgcagtccacGTGGTGGTGCTGTTCCTCAACATCCTGGCCAGCCTGGCCTGGTTCTGTGTCAGTGCTGATGGAGGCACCACCTTCGGTCTGTCCATCCTCTGGTTCATCCTCTTCACACCATGCTCCTTCGTCTGCTGGTACCGGCCTCTCTACAAGGCCTTCAGGTCTGTCTGtgggctgtggtgtgtggtgtagtgtggagggggggtgggggggggtgggagtgatggtgTTGTCTGCTGGTACCGGCCTCTCTACAAGGCCTTCAGGTCTGTCTGTGGgctgtggtgtgggtggaggtggtgtggcggtgtgtgtgggggtggtgtggtgtggtgtgtgtagcagTGATGGTGTTGTCTGCTGGTACCGGCCTCTCTACAAGGTCTTCAGGTCTGTCTGTGggctgtggtgtggggtggtgtggtgtggtgtggtgtggtgtggtgtggtgtgtgtagcagTGATGGTGTTGTCTGCTGGTATCAGCCTCTCTACAAGGCCTTCAGGTCTGTCTGTgggctgtgtttgggggtgtgtgggtgtggtgtggtgcagtgtgtgtggcagtgatggTCTTGTCTGCTGGTACCGGCCTCTTCAGGTCTGtctgtggactgtggtgtgggggtggtgtggtgtggtgtggtgtggtgtgtgtggcagtgatggTGTTGCCTGCTGGTACCGGCCTCTTCAGGTTTGtctgtggactgtggtgtgggggtggtgtggtgtggtgtggtgtgtgtgtggcagtgatggTGTCTGTTGGTActggcttctctctgtctgtgggctGTCAGCCTGTGGtgtgggagtggtgtggtgtgtgtgtggcagtgatggTGTTGTCTGCTGGTACCAGCCTCTCTACAAGGTCTTCAGGTCTGTCTttgggctgtggtgtgtgtgtgggggtgggggtggggggggggttgtggtgatgGCTTCCAGGTctgtggtgtagtgttggtggtgtgttgtgtagggtgtatgatggtggtgttgtgttgtggtgtgttattatCTGCAGGTACAAGGCCTTCAGGTCtgttatgtggtgttgtgtggggcgtgtggttgtgttgttgtgtggtagtggtgttgtgatgtgttgtggtgtggttttgtggaaTGGtagagtggtgttgttgttgtctgctgatACCAGCCACTCTACAAGGCCTCcaggtctgtgtggtggtggtgtgttgtggcacaCGGTTGTGTTTTTgtcgtgtggtggtgttgttgtgatgtaataataataataatggtatttatatagcgctgaatcttgtgcagagacaaatcaaagcgctttcgcaccagtcattcacacgcatacataactctgaaactggaaaaactgaagacaaggaagaggcagggaagggaggctattttgggaagaggtgggttttaaggccagacttgaaagagctgagtgtggagacttgacgaagcgaaagaggaagttcattccagttgcaaggtccagagacagagacaaaacaccggccaacagtcgagactttgaatctgggtatgcgtaaacagagtggatctgaagctgattgtagagagcaagatggagtgtagaggtgaaggcagccacagagataggaaggggttgatttgtgaatacatttataacatagagtgctgatcttgtactttattctgtgtgagacagagagtcagcaaaagaggagtgatgtgctcagatcttaatattgtcaactcatcccttctcactggaacgtttccatccactttcaaaactgcaatcgtccagcctcttctgaagaaatccaaccttgatgcaaacattttgaaaaactatagaccagtttctaatcttccatttctgtccaaactccttgaaaaagctgtcctgaagcagaaagtgtttgtgagtgtgtctgtctctttcagtgtgtgtttgtatgcatgtgcatgtgaactAATTGaaaggcagtgtgtggtgtgtttggataAAAGAATGGTTTCTTGACCTGTGACTGATCGGACTCCCTAGAACCACATGAGGACTCCCTAAAATACCAGAGTAGGAGTCCTGTGGACTCTCTAAGCAAACCAACTGTAGGAAGCcatggtggtattgttgttgtgggATGCTGGTGGTTTTGTTGTCTGCTGGTACCGGCAACTCTACAAGGCCTTCAGGTCTGTCATGGGATGATGgttggtgtggagggggtgggggggtttggtgtgatacctgggtgtgaggggtgtggagggggggtgttttggtgtgtgatatctgggtgtgaggggtgtggaggggggggggtgttttggtgtgtgataTCTGGGTatgaggggggtggaaggtggggtgggggttggtgtgtaaTATCccggtgtgaggggggtggagggtggggtttggtgtgtgatatctgggtgtgaggggtgtagagggggggtgttttggtgtgtgatatctgggtgtgaggggggtggagggggatgttttggtgtgtgatatctgggtgtgaggggggtggaggggggggtttggtgtgtgaTATCTGGGTGTCAggggggtgttttggtgtgtgatatctgggtgtgagggggggtgttttggtgtgtgatgtctgggtgtgaggggtgttgaggggggtgttttggtgtgtgataTCTGGGTATGAGGGGagtggaaggtggggtgggggttggtgtgtgatatctgggtgtgaggggtgtggaggggggggggggtgttttggtgtgtgataTCTGGGTatgaggggggtggaaggtggggtgggggttggtgtgtaaTATCccggtgtgaggggggtggagggtggggtttggtgtgtgatgtctgggtgtgaggggggtggaggggggtgttttggtgtgtgataTCTGGGTGTGAttggtgtggaaggggggggggggggggggggttatggtgtgtgatgtctgggtgtgaggggggtggaggggggtgttttggtgtgtgatatctgggtgtgaggggggtgttttggtgtgtgatgtctgggtgtgaggggggtggaggggggtgttttggtgtgtgataTCTGGGTGTgattggtgtggagggggggcggtgttatggtgtgtgatgtctgggtgtgaggggggtcgagggggggtgttatggtgtgtgatgtctgagtgtgaggggggtcgagggggggtgttatggtgtgtgatgtctgagtGTGAGAGGTGTGGAGGGATaggtggggggggtgttatggtgtgtgatgtctgggtgtgaggggtgtcaAGGGGGAttttatggtgtgtgatgtctgggtgtgaggggggtgttttggtgtgtgatatctgggtgtgaggggtgtggaggggggtgttttggtgtgtgatgtctgggtgtgagtagggtggagggggggtgtttttagtgtgtgatctgggtgtgaggggtgtggaggggggtgttttggtgtgtgataTCTGGGTGTGAGGGGTATGGAGAGGTTGACTGCTTCCTTTGATGTGGAAAACAAACTGATAATCTGTGTAATGCTGGTAACTTTCATATCTTACAATTTTCAAGTTACTCTCCTTGCAAAAagctgcagtttgtgtgtgtgtgtgtgtgtgtgtgtgtgtttaagcagaTGCTGTGTAGTATATACAGATCAATGTGCACGCTTTGATGCCTCCTGGAAACTGAgacagtgttgtttgtttgtaaacaTGCTCTGATGGTCTTGGTCAGCTATACATCAGTTTCCATTTCTGTCATCTGTGTTTCAGTTTAGTGCCCTGTGTTGTGGTTCTTTAGGTTTCTTGTCGTTTTAGTCGTTTCCTTTTTGTAGCCATGTTCAGCTAgcttttttctcaaggtctgaccagcACATTAGGTTTATGCAGCAGTTAGGCATCTGCTTCTATTTTCCCTATGAGGTGTGGTATATACTAATATAGTATATATACTAAtagcagagtgatggcctagaggtaacgcattcgcctagggagcgagagaatctgaaagcgctggttcgaatcacggctcagccgccgatattttctccccctccactagaccttgagtggtggtctggacgcgagtcattcggatgagacgataaaccgaggtctcgtgtgcagcatgcacttagcgcatgtaaaagaacccactgcaacaaaagggttgttcctggcaaaattctgtagaaaaatccactttgataggaaaaacaaataaaagctgcacgcaggaaaaaatacaaaaaaatgggtggcgccgtagtgtagcgacgcgctctccctgcggagagcagcccgaatttcacacagagaaatatgttgtgataaaaagaaatacaaatacaaatatcatagTGTGGCATAGTacatgcacactttgacaccaacTTGAAACTGAAGCATTGTGTTATTTCTTACTCCAAATTCCACAGATGATGAAAATttaatgtttatgtgtgtgtgtgtgtgtgtttgtacagtgtgtgtgtgtgtgtgtgtgtgtgtacagcatgtgtgtgtgtgtgtgtgtgttgtgtcttgtccTGTTTACAATGCTTGTCATCAGTTGATGTAATCTTTGTGTATCGGTGTGTTCCAGGAGTGACAGTTCCTTCAACTTCTTTGtgttcttctttgtgtttttcttccaaTTCTGTGTCTACATCATCCAGTCCATTGGCATCACCAACTTCACAGTGTGAGTATAGCTagtctctcccctatctctttcctGGGAGGCTGGCAGCTGAACGTTTACATCATTTCCAGGCCACACTGCTGTGTTGCAttgatgttttttttcatccGTCTTGTTTACTTAACACTTACTACAGTACTGTTACTAAGAGTATAAGTGGAAGTgacgctttttgttttgtttttttggaggggaagggtgtgtggggtggaggtggggggggggggggctgtttttgaaaaggttttttttattttttttttttagatgtcatTTTCTGTCATGATCTTGCAGTTTTGTacatacagtatgtgtgtgtgctaaaattaGTTAATGCATGTATGTCTTGATAACCTTGTGGTGAATAGATTGTAAACcagtaaaaagaaaatattttaaactgTTACAATATTAGTGAtactgttaagaaaaaaaaaaaaagatgattatgaaaaagaaagtaaaaactaAACATTGTTCGCATATGAGATGATAATGTAGAAGCAGTGATTTTGCACATTCTTGAAAAAGATTTCTAAAGAAATGTCCTTagtgctctgttttttttttttgttttttttgtgttttttttgtttggggggggggggtaatcattATGTCATGGGATTATGTTTAAAACTTCCTGTCTGGTTGTCTAGATTACAGTCCTTGTTTTGTTATTAAAAGAAGAAGATCCAAACGGGATAAAGTGTAGGAATAGGATGGTGCTTCCTCTGCCTGataaatatctgtctgtctaaataaGTTGAGTAATGTCTTGTTGATGCATAATTTATTGATGTTGGTAATGTTTGCCAAAATGCTGCACTGCATTGTAATGAAGAATGAGACTTGATCTGGCCTGACATAATACTAGTATTGTTGTTtccattgttattgctgttgttgtttttgctgttggttttttattatcatcatcatcatcagcttcatcatcattaccattattgttatgattatgattattttcttgttcttcttgttcttctttttaacaATGGTATAATACATTGTAATGATTAATTTATTTACGTATGCATGTAGGTTGTTGGGGTggatttttggggtggggggtgtcttttttcttctaccTGTTGCATACCAAAATATGTTTCTGTGATGATgtcttttttacacacacaaaaaaccaaaacatttaaagttgagaaaaagaaaagaagacttatctgtgatg is a window of Babylonia areolata isolate BAREFJ2019XMU chromosome 5, ASM4173473v1, whole genome shotgun sequence DNA encoding:
- the LOC143282042 gene encoding secretory carrier-associated membrane protein 1-like isoform X1, with protein sequence MDSNPFADPRAANPFADPSVQQAAGSGNANRQQGMLDDYNPFGERNQTRPGGGTQTGGVVPPPRPAQPTQPAIMTPSEEPPPPYSQSGAQKMDTSELQRRQEELEKKAEELQRKEQALKELSAANGNRQNNWPPLPKFMPFGPCFYQDFSVDIPLEFQKIVKFVYYLWGFHVVVLFLNILASLAWFCVSADGGTTFGLSILWFILFTPCSFVCWYRPLYKAFRSDSSFNFFVFFFVFFFQFCVYIIQSIGITNFTVGIIAGLGVVGSNLAAGLIMIFVGIFFALLAVVSFALLVKVHRIYRSTGASFQKAQAEFATGVMRNEVVQTAAADAAASAARNAVAGQYNRY
- the LOC143282042 gene encoding secretory carrier-associated membrane protein 1-like isoform X2, with product MCVGVYVYVCICVWYVCTWCCALRKVIATCIHCNEKESKRVQELEKKAEELQRKEQALKELSAANGNRQNNWPPLPKFMPFGPCFYQDFSVDIPLEFQKIVKFVYYLWGFHVVVLFLNILASLAWFCVSADGGTTFGLSILWFILFTPCSFVCWYRPLYKAFRSDSSFNFFVFFFVFFFQFCVYIIQSIGITNFTVGIIAGLGVVGSNLAAGLIMIFVGIFFALLAVVSFALLVKVHRIYRSTGASFQKAQAEFATGVMRNEVVQTAAADAAASAARNAVAGQYNRY